In the Mya arenaria isolate MELC-2E11 chromosome 11, ASM2691426v1 genome, one interval contains:
- the LOC128207573 gene encoding probable ATP-dependent RNA helicase DDX28 produces the protein MLSWCKIRFLHNNSCVAAFIRQYGRYTDQAEFPRITVPQPMIEKLHRHNLRKEKEKARKSREKLTSLVITSKRREFQFYKGQKFDVFDAKKLASHGWKHRNSGADYFTLLSHASNPAMRTGGDGMGSFTDLQLDDRLLQFLEAHKITAPTQVQARLIPVVKEGKHAVCASETGSGKTLAYLLPLFHNILKLKKAGQYDESMTNAPLCIVMVPSRELVKQVKEVCESMEQYTGLVPVALRQDTIRQLKTENTKVDILIGNPYKVQKLIASGGIDVSRLTSLVVDEADTLLDDSFSNDTLAVLRRLQVGGGSGTELGDSGYVSEGVQVTLVSATYPQGLEQTVGDVLPFDSMEKVKTSGLHQLMPHVPQKFMKMKSKDKLPTLVEMLKRKPDVNYMVFVNSTRCCYWLSQTLTEVGLKNLCVSKEESVKDRQSALESFHRGENNILLCTDILSRGIDTRAVDHVVNFEFPHFLSDYIHRAGRVGRVGGKNTGHVTSFICQPFEVDLVWKIEVAARQKSELHNVNANIKRKLEGRVNMQKKGLDL, from the exons ACTGACCAAGCAGAGTTTCCACGCATTACAGTTCCACAACCAATGATAGAAAAACTGCATAGACACAACCTGAGAAAGGAAAAAGAGAAGGCGAGGAAATCCCGAGAGAAACTCACCAGTCTCGTGATCACGTCAAAGAGACGGGAATTCCAGTTTTACAAGGGACAGAAGTTTGATGTATTTGACGCGAAGAAACTGGCTTCTCATGGCTGGAAACACAGAAACAGTGGAGCAGACTATTTTACCCTTCTCTCACATGCATCG AACCCTGCAATGCGTACAGGCGGGGATGGCATGGGGAGTTTCACCGACCTGCAGCTTGACGACAGGCTTCTTCAGTTCCTTGAAGCACATAAGATAACAGCACCGACTCAAGTACAG GCTCGACTAATACCAGTGGTTAAAGAAGGAAAGCATGCAGTCTGTGCTTCTGAAACAG GAAGCGGGAAGACACTAGCCTACCTTTTACCACTATTTCACAATATTCTGAAGCTGAAGAAGGCGGGACAGTATGATGAGAGTATGACAAACGCCCCGTTATGTATTGTGATGGTACCCTCCCGGGAACTTGTGAAACAAGTCAAG GAGGTTTGTGAGTCCATGGAACAATACACTGGTCTTGTTCCTGTTGCCTTGAGGCAGGACACCATTCGCCAG TTGAAGACAGAAAATACCAAGGTTGACATTTTGATTGGCAATCCATATAAAGTTCAGAAGCTTATTGCATCAG GTGGCATTGATGTGTCGAGGTTGACATCGCTGGTCGTAGATGAGGCTGACACATTGTTGGATGACAGCTTTAGTAACGACACCCTTGCTGTCCTCCGCCGCTTACAG GTTGGAGGTGGCAGTGGAACAGAGCTGGGGGACAGTGGTTACGTGAGTGAGGGTGTCCAGGTCACTCTGGTGAGCGCCACCTACCCACAGGGACTGGAGCAGACAGTCGGGGATGTATTAcct TTTGACTCAATGGAGAAAGTAAAGACCAGTGGCCTACATCAGCTGATGCCTCACGTACCTCAGAAATTCATGAAGATGAAGTCCAAGGATAAACTGC CAACACTGGTGGAGATGTTGAAACGTAAGCCTGACGTGAATTACATGGTGTTCGTTAACTCGACGCGTTGTTGCTACTGGCTCAGTCAGACACTGACGGAGGTCGGGCTGAAAAACCTTTGTGTCTCCAAGGAAGAATCTGTGAAG GATCGACAGTCAGCCCTGGAGTCTTTTCACCGCGGTGAAAACAACATTCTCCTCTGTACCGACATCCTGTCCAGGGGAATAGACACACGGGCG GTGGATCATGTGGTCAACTTCGAGTTCCCTCACTTCCTGTCCGACTACATCCATCGAGCGGGACGTGTTGGACGGGTGGGAGGAAAAAATACCGGTCACGTGACCAGCTTCATCTGCCAGCCCTTTGAGGTCGACCTTGTGTGGAAGATTGAA GTGGCGGCCAGACAGAAATCAGAGTTACACAACGTGAATGCAAACATCAAACGAAAGTTAGAGGGGCGTGTTAACATGCAGAAAAAAGGCCTCGACTTGTGA